The genomic segment CAAGCAGTGGAAAATCGCATCCAGTACCGTCCGCGCTGCCCGCCGTCGGGCGGAAGCGCGGGCATCGCAATACAGCGCATCCTTGCGAATATCGAAATAAAACGCCGAAAGGTCAACGATACAGAAATTATACAGCGCATTATACATTCGGTGGAAATTGTAATTTTCCACACAATCCCGCACCAGAGCGTCCAGCTCGCTCAGACGATGCAGAACCCAACGGTCCAGTTCCGGCATTTCCGCAACCGACAGGCGCTCCGTCTCCTCGAACCCCGCGAGATTACCGAGCAGAAACCGCAAGGTGTTGCGGATCTTGCGATAGGCTTCCACCTGTCCCTTGATGATGTTTTCGCCGATACGATGATCATTGAAATAATCGGTGGACGTCACCCACAAGCGCAGAATATCCGCGCCGTACTGTTTGACCACTGCCTGCGGTTCAATGCCGTTGCCCAGTGACTTGGACATTTTCATGCCTTTTTCATCCAGCGTAAAGCCGTGGGTCAGTACCGCCTTGTAGGGCGCATGGCCCCGGGTGCCGCAGCTTTCCAGAAGAGACGACTGGAACCAGCCGCGATGCTGGTCGGTGCCTTCCAGATAGAGATCTGCGGGGCTGCGTAAGTCCTCGCGGTCTTCCAGGACAAAACTGTGTGTGGAACCGGAATCAAACCATACGTCCAGAATATCCATAACCTGCTCATACTCTTCGGCCGCATAGTCATTGCCCAAAAAGCGGGACGGGTCACTGTCAAACCAGGCATCGGCCCCTTCCGCCGCCACCGCCTCGGCAATGCGGGCGTTGACCGCCTCGTCCCTGAGCAGCTCGCCACTTTGTTTGTTGACAAACACCGCAATGGGCACGCCCCAGGCGCGCTGGCGGGAGATAACCCAGTCGGGACGACTTTCCACCATAGCGGTAATCCGCCGTTCCCCGCTGTCAGGGATCCAGCGGACCTCACCAATAGCCTTCAGCGCCTTGTCGCGCAACCCGTTGGTCTCCATCGAGATAAACCACTGCGGCGTGTTGCGGAAAATCAGCGGCGCCTTGGAGCGCCAGCTGTGGGGATAGCTGTGTTCCAACGTATCTCGCGCCAGCAGCGCATCAACCTTTTCCAGTTCCTCACACACCCGATCATGCACCTTGAACACATGGTCGCCAGCAAAAAGCGGCACATGATCATAATACCGGCCGCCGTCATCCACCGTGAACGGCACCTCAAGACCGAATTCCAGTCCTACCTCATAGTCTTCCTGGCCATGACCCGGGGCGGTATGGACAAACCCGGTCCCCGCCTCCGTCGTCACATGCGCCCCCGGCAACAGCGGTACATCAAAATCATACCCCTTGCCATGCCAGGGATGATGGCAGACGCTGCCCTCCAGCGCCGCCCCTTTGAACCGGGTCAGCGTGGTGAATTCAGTGATGCCGCAGCGGCCCCTCATCTCCTCCAGAAGCGCTTCGGCCACCACAAGGCGCCGCCCGGAGCGGACCCGGCTGTCTTCAGCCACGCCAGCCACCTCGATCACCACATAGTCGATCTCCGCGCCATAGGCGATGGCCCGGTTGCCCGGCAGGGTCCAGGGCGTCGTGGTCCAGATGACGATATCAGCACCTTCCAATTCCGCCAGGGAAGGTTTCACCACCGGGAACGCCACATCCACCATATGCGAGGTATGAGTGTGATATTCCACTTCCGCCTCGGCCAGCGCGGTTTTTTCCACCACCGACCACATGACCGGTTTGGAACCGCGATAAAGGCTGCCATTCATGAGAAATTTGTGTAATTCACGCACGATCTGTGCTTCGGCGGCGTAATCCATGGTGAGATAAGGATTATCCCAATCCCCGAAAATGCCCAGCCGTTTAAATTCCTCACGTTGCACGTCGATCCATTTTGCGGCAAACTCCCGACATTCCCGCCGGAATTCCACCAACGGCACCTCGTCCTTGGATTTTTTCTTTTTGCGGTATTTTTCCTCGATTTTCCATTCAATGGGCAGGCCATGACAATCCCAGCCCGGCACATAGACCGCGTTATAGCCGGACATCTGCCGCGCGCGCACAATCACGTCTTTGAGAATCTTGTTCAAGGCGTGACCGATATGGATATTACCGTTGGCGTAGGGCGGACCATCATGTAGGATAAACTGCTCCCTGTCCTTGCTTTTCTCGCGCAGCCGGCCATAAATGTCCATGGTCTGCCAACGGGCGAGCCAGCCCGGTTCACGATTGGGCAGATTCCCCTTCATGGGGAAATCCGTCACCGGCAAAAAGATCGAAGGACGGTAATCTCTGGTCATGACGCACTTTTCATATCTACTGTGAGTAAATAAATATCCTGCTTACTTCCCAAGGCGGAAAATTGCCACTTTGTAGCAAGGGAAGCTCCCGGCTGTCGAGCCTTTTTCGCGGTTATCTGCCTCTTGAGGCCGATATTTCCCCGATCCCCTGTTCAAAGATAATCTTCCAGACGCGGCGGCGGAATGAAATCATGCTGGTTTTCCGGTTTGGCCAGTAACATCCGGGCGACATCGCAATCCTGGGCAATCTGAGCCTTCAGCGCCTCCAGACCATCAAATTTGCGCTCTTCACGGATAAATTCGACAAATTCCACCTTGACCGGCATTTCATAGATATCTTCTTTGAAGTCAAAAAGATGCACCTCCAGGGTCACATCCTTCTTGTTGAAAGTGGGTCGCCGTCCCACATTGGCCACGCCGTCAAGAATGCGCTCCTCCCTCCCGCCGGGCCCTTCCCCGGGAATCAGCATACGGACCGCATACACCCCGAATTTTGGTTTGATATACCCCTCCATAGACAGGTTCGCCGTCGGAAAGCCAATGGTCCGCCCACGTTGGTCACCTTTGCGCACATGGTCTTCCACATGCCACCAGTGCCCCAGACGATCGGCCACAATGCGCACCTGCCCCTCACGCAAGCTGTGGCGAATATTAGTGGAAGAATAGATATGATCGCCCTCCATCACCCGTTCCACAATGGTCAGTCCGAACTGTTCCATCTCACTGAGCCAGCTCAACACTTCCGCCCCCCCGCCGCGACCGGCGCCGAAACGGTAATCGTAACCGACCACCACATGCAGGGCGCCAATTTCCTTCAGCAGGATCTCGGTCACAAAGTCCTGGGCCAGAATGCGCGAGAAATCCCGGTCAAAGGGCAGGGTGAACAGGAAATCCACCCCAAACTGTTCCATCAGGTGGGCCTTGGTGCGAAACGAGG from the Luteithermobacter gelatinilyticus genome contains:
- the ileS gene encoding isoleucine--tRNA ligase, whose amino-acid sequence is MTRDYRPSIFLPVTDFPMKGNLPNREPGWLARWQTMDIYGRLREKSKDREQFILHDGPPYANGNIHIGHALNKILKDVIVRARQMSGYNAVYVPGWDCHGLPIEWKIEEKYRKKKKSKDEVPLVEFRRECREFAAKWIDVQREEFKRLGIFGDWDNPYLTMDYAAEAQIVRELHKFLMNGSLYRGSKPVMWSVVEKTALAEAEVEYHTHTSHMVDVAFPVVKPSLAELEGADIVIWTTTPWTLPGNRAIAYGAEIDYVVIEVAGVAEDSRVRSGRRLVVAEALLEEMRGRCGITEFTTLTRFKGAALEGSVCHHPWHGKGYDFDVPLLPGAHVTTEAGTGFVHTAPGHGQEDYEVGLEFGLEVPFTVDDGGRYYDHVPLFAGDHVFKVHDRVCEELEKVDALLARDTLEHSYPHSWRSKAPLIFRNTPQWFISMETNGLRDKALKAIGEVRWIPDSGERRITAMVESRPDWVISRQRAWGVPIAVFVNKQSGELLRDEAVNARIAEAVAAEGADAWFDSDPSRFLGNDYAAEEYEQVMDILDVWFDSGSTHSFVLEDREDLRSPADLYLEGTDQHRGWFQSSLLESCGTRGHAPYKAVLTHGFTLDEKGMKMSKSLGNGIEPQAVVKQYGADILRLWVTSTDYFNDHRIGENIIKGQVEAYRKIRNTLRFLLGNLAGFEETERLSVAEMPELDRWVLHRLSELDALVRDCVENYNFHRMYNALYNFCIVDLSAFYFDIRKDALYCDARASARRRAARTVLDAIFHCLTRWLAPILVFTAEEVWQARFPDEADSVHLKEFYPVPADWHDAALAEKWVKIRHLRRVVTGALEVERREKRIGSSLQAAVRVYVDDPAYGAALEGVDLAELSITSAAELVLEAAPEGAFRLEDVAGVAVVSTLAEGQKCERCWQVLPEVGNLPGHEDICGRCAEAVEALDIDLPEKEAAAAQNGGKG
- a CDS encoding bifunctional riboflavin kinase/FAD synthetase — translated: MKIFRHYTNLPDACKGSVIVLGNFDGFHKGHQKVIAEGGRVARDMRTTLSVLTVEPHPRLFFNPEQPDFRLTSFRTKAHLMEQFGVDFLFTLPFDRDFSRILAQDFVTEILLKEIGALHVVVGYDYRFGAGRGGGAEVLSWLSEMEQFGLTIVERVMEGDHIYSSTNIRHSLREGQVRIVADRLGHWWHVEDHVRKGDQRGRTIGFPTANLSMEGYIKPKFGVYAVRMLIPGEGPGGREERILDGVANVGRRPTFNKKDVTLEVHLFDFKEDIYEMPVKVEFVEFIREERKFDGLEALKAQIAQDCDVARMLLAKPENQHDFIPPPRLEDYL